From Fusobacteriaceae bacterium, a single genomic window includes:
- a CDS encoding MarR family transcriptional regulator, with protein sequence MSKENFFIDEIKNVWIAENEPEEDIIARFAKLNPKFEILYKFVWTYSSYSNVKKDYGSNEGKLSVVEAHVLVDIVENPGITVGELAKKWEKTPSALSQTVKTLINGGYVYREISDKNAKFFYLHPTDKAKKFTLCHKHYDNVDVVKTFKKLMKKFSPREMDTFFKVLQEYTKIIVSKG encoded by the coding sequence ATGAGTAAAGAAAACTTTTTTATCGATGAAATCAAGAATGTGTGGATAGCGGAAAACGAACCTGAAGAAGACATCATAGCGCGCTTCGCGAAGCTCAATCCGAAATTTGAAATCCTGTATAAATTTGTCTGGACCTATTCCTCCTACTCCAATGTCAAGAAGGACTACGGCTCAAACGAGGGAAAACTCAGCGTGGTCGAAGCCCACGTCCTCGTGGATATCGTGGAAAATCCGGGCATTACCGTAGGGGAACTCGCCAAAAAATGGGAAAAGACCCCGAGCGCCCTCTCCCAGACCGTGAAAACCCTGATCAACGGCGGTTACGTCTATCGAGAGATCTCCGACAAAAACGCCAAGTTCTTTTATCTGCACCCGACGGACAAGGCGAAGAAATTTACGCTGTGCCACAAGCATTACGACAATGTGGACGTGGTCAAGACGTTCAAAAAGCTCATGAAAAAATTCAGCCCTAGGGAAATGGACACCTTTTTCAAGGTGCTTCAGGAATATACGAAAATCATCGTGTCCAAGGGCTGA
- a CDS encoding DUF401 family protein, whose translation MEMLKLVVVFAGIMIFIRKPLWFAISVGVVIAVLIFRIPFFTSLSLAKKAVTSWDTVSLVLAFYTITFVQRMMESRKMIKTAEVAVDNLFNSKRITCMLTPFVIGLLPAAGAVLIAAPIVENAAGDNLSVPEKTFVTSYFRHISEAFMPTYSGILLALQLSKVDMTKFVLGMLPMMACLFALGYIFYIRKIPKIETAPKKSDKGEDVKNFCLGLWPIIVTIIIVLTTHIAVYKAVIPVIVVLAFTRKFSLKEILPFFRTAFESKQIVNTIIIMIFKELLTYTGIIGRMPGYFSKLPVPTVVIFGIIFLVVPIVSGSQATIALALPLAYAAMPNGGLPLMIFLMCLVYIAMQMSPTHVCLAIVVERFKVSFIDLVRKTVPVALSFIAICSVYSYLLYFIG comes from the coding sequence ATGGAAATGCTAAAATTGGTCGTCGTTTTTGCCGGAATCATGATTTTTATCCGAAAACCGCTCTGGTTTGCCATATCGGTCGGCGTCGTGATCGCCGTGTTGATTTTTCGGATTCCTTTTTTTACCTCACTTTCCCTCGCCAAAAAAGCGGTCACGAGCTGGGATACCGTCTCGCTCGTCCTGGCCTTTTATACGATCACCTTTGTGCAAAGAATGATGGAAAGCCGGAAGATGATCAAGACGGCCGAAGTCGCCGTTGACAATCTCTTCAACAGCAAACGGATCACCTGCATGCTGACGCCTTTCGTAATCGGCCTGCTGCCGGCGGCGGGCGCGGTCCTCATCGCGGCCCCCATTGTGGAAAACGCGGCGGGGGACAATTTGAGCGTACCCGAAAAGACCTTCGTGACCTCGTATTTCCGGCATATCTCCGAGGCCTTTATGCCTACGTATTCGGGCATTCTGCTGGCCTTACAGCTCTCCAAAGTCGATATGACAAAATTCGTGCTCGGGATGCTTCCGATGATGGCTTGCCTCTTTGCCCTGGGCTATATTTTCTATATCCGCAAGATTCCCAAAATCGAGACCGCGCCGAAAAAGTCCGACAAGGGCGAGGACGTCAAAAACTTCTGCCTCGGTTTGTGGCCCATTATCGTAACGATCATCATCGTGCTGACGACCCATATCGCGGTCTACAAGGCGGTCATTCCCGTGATCGTGGTTCTCGCCTTCACGCGCAAGTTTTCCCTGAAGGAAATTCTGCCGTTCTTCCGGACGGCCTTTGAGTCCAAACAGATCGTCAATACGATCATTATCATGATTTTCAAGGAATTGCTGACCTATACGGGCATCATCGGGCGTATGCCCGGGTATTTCTCAAAACTGCCGGTACCCACCGTCGTCATCTTCGGGATTATTTTCCTCGTGGTACCCATTGTAAGCGGATCCCAGGCGACCATCGCCCTGGCGCTGCCGCTGGCTTACGCCGCCATGCCCAATGGGGGCCTGCCTTTGATGATTTTCCTCATGTGTCTCGTCTATATCGCCATGCAAATGTCCCCAACCCATGTCTGTCTTGCCATTGTCGTAGAGCGCTTCAAGGTATCCTTTATCGATCTCGTCAGGAAGACGGTCCCCGTGGCGCTGTCATTTATCGCCATTTGCAGCGTTTATTCTTATCTCTTGTATTTTATCGGCTGA
- a CDS encoding pyridoxal phosphate-dependent aminotransferase, whose translation MQYDFTTKVSRKGQGSSKWEQMYGWNPNVKEGVVPLSVADMEFKMIPEVIAGLKEFLDVAILGYTKSPPSFIDAVQSWCERRYGYKLEKDWLIATPGVVNAFYAAVNAFTKPGEGVVLMRPIYYPMSAAINKNGRKLVNCPLIETDGYYTIDFEKFDALSAAPDVKLLIFCSPHNPVGRVWTKEELEKLAAIAIKNNLIVVSDEIHCDLIMPGYQHTVMATLGKEIENRLITCFAPSKTFNLAGLATSAVVIADAGLRNTYNDTLQVMRSANVNILGYKACEIAYNEGEAWLAELIQVLDANQKLVKSYFEENFPKIKAPLIEGTYLQWLDFRPLGLSDEELERFMHMDAEFFTDEGYVFGPEGSGFERINLAAPTSVIRESVERLGAALKKIYR comes from the coding sequence ATGCAATATGATTTTACGACAAAGGTTTCACGAAAAGGACAGGGGTCTTCCAAGTGGGAGCAGATGTACGGCTGGAATCCCAATGTCAAAGAAGGCGTCGTTCCGCTTTCCGTAGCGGACATGGAATTCAAGATGATCCCCGAGGTCATCGCCGGACTCAAGGAATTTCTCGATGTGGCGATCCTGGGCTATACGAAGTCGCCGCCCTCGTTTATCGACGCGGTCCAGTCCTGGTGCGAACGCCGTTACGGCTATAAGCTCGAAAAAGACTGGCTCATCGCGACGCCGGGCGTCGTCAACGCCTTTTACGCCGCGGTCAACGCTTTTACGAAACCCGGCGAAGGGGTCGTCCTCATGCGCCCCATCTATTATCCCATGTCGGCCGCCATCAACAAAAACGGGCGTAAACTGGTCAATTGTCCGCTGATCGAAACCGACGGCTATTACACGATTGATTTTGAGAAATTTGACGCGCTTTCGGCCGCCCCCGACGTAAAACTGCTGATCTTTTGCAGCCCGCACAATCCCGTGGGTCGCGTCTGGACGAAGGAAGAGCTGGAAAAACTGGCCGCCATCGCGATCAAGAACAACCTGATTGTCGTATCGGACGAGATTCACTGCGATCTCATCATGCCGGGATATCAACACACGGTCATGGCCACGCTGGGTAAAGAAATCGAGAACCGCCTGATCACGTGCTTCGCGCCTTCCAAGACCTTCAATCTCGCCGGTCTCGCCACCTCGGCCGTCGTCATCGCCGACGCCGGATTGCGTAATACCTACAATGACACGTTGCAGGTCATGCGCAGCGCCAACGTCAATATCCTCGGCTACAAGGCCTGTGAGATCGCCTATAACGAGGGGGAAGCCTGGCTGGCCGAGCTCATTCAGGTACTGGACGCCAATCAAAAACTCGTCAAAAGCTATTTTGAGGAAAATTTCCCGAAAATCAAAGCGCCCCTTATTGAGGGAACCTACCTGCAATGGCTGGATTTTCGTCCTTTGGGCCTCTCCGACGAGGAATTGGAGCGCTTTATGCACATGGACGCGGAATTCTTCACGGACGAAGGCTATGTCTTCGGACCGGAAGGAAGCGGCTTCGAGCGGATCAATCTCGCGGCCCCGACTTCCGTGATCAGGGAATCCGTCGAACGCCTCGGCGCCGCCCTCAAAAAGATTTACCGATAA
- a CDS encoding APC family permease, with translation MSETLTSTKDLKRTLGFWDLMGASVGQIIGAGIMSLTGVAIGMTGRSVPIAFIVSAIMVVVSWYPATLINSIGRFRGGQYSIIGSLVSEKLTGAWTIIFILRNVSLSMYCLSFADYALPFLPMLPRKSIAIGILVLMYVLNYLGIDAFAKLQNVIVFALVLALTLFSIYGLRKVNMGSYMDDTWMMGGWLGLARSAAQLTFATGGANVIINLSGEAKNPARDIPWVMITSTIGVAVLYAFMATIAAGVLPTHEVANQPLTKVAQTFLPRGLYVFFIIGGAWMALISTLNSQLASCTKPLMQACNDGWLPNKIARLHKKYRTPVILLTIFFMVGLLPIVFNFSISVLSRITSTLGSVTSMFIAAGLLNIKKRYPKQWAKSVLHCSDGMRTFWVVVACLILLMQAILLGSSLPLPMLIGNIVVVVVGFIFAEVRFKSGNVHIENSVEVEE, from the coding sequence ATGAGTGAAACATTGACATCGACAAAGGACTTGAAAAGAACACTCGGCTTCTGGGATCTCATGGGGGCGTCAGTCGGCCAGATTATCGGCGCGGGGATCATGTCCCTGACCGGAGTCGCCATCGGCATGACCGGCCGGTCCGTTCCCATCGCGTTTATCGTTTCCGCCATTATGGTAGTCGTTTCCTGGTACCCCGCCACATTGATCAACTCCATCGGTCGTTTCCGGGGAGGGCAATATTCCATTATCGGTAGTCTGGTCAGCGAAAAATTGACCGGCGCCTGGACAATCATCTTTATTCTGAGAAACGTATCGCTTTCCATGTACTGCCTGTCCTTCGCGGACTACGCGCTGCCGTTTCTGCCGATGCTTCCGAGAAAATCCATCGCCATCGGGATCCTGGTTCTCATGTATGTGCTGAATTATTTGGGGATCGACGCCTTCGCCAAATTACAGAACGTGATCGTATTCGCGCTTGTTCTGGCTCTGACGTTGTTTTCCATTTACGGACTGCGGAAAGTCAATATGGGTTCCTACATGGACGACACGTGGATGATGGGCGGTTGGCTCGGTCTGGCCAGATCCGCCGCGCAACTGACCTTTGCCACGGGAGGCGCCAACGTGATCATCAATCTTTCTGGCGAGGCGAAAAATCCTGCCCGGGATATTCCGTGGGTAATGATCACGTCCACAATCGGCGTCGCGGTGCTTTACGCGTTCATGGCAACCATCGCGGCGGGCGTATTGCCGACTCATGAAGTGGCCAATCAGCCGCTGACAAAAGTTGCCCAGACATTCCTTCCCCGCGGACTCTATGTATTCTTTATCATCGGGGGCGCGTGGATGGCCTTGATCTCGACGCTCAATTCGCAGTTGGCGTCCTGCACGAAACCGTTGATGCAAGCCTGTAACGACGGCTGGCTTCCGAACAAGATCGCCAGATTGCATAAAAAATACCGGACGCCGGTTATTCTGCTGACCATATTCTTTATGGTCGGTCTGCTTCCCATCGTGTTCAATTTCTCGATCAGCGTTCTTTCGAGAATCACATCGACTCTCGGCAGCGTGACCAGTATGTTTATCGCGGCCGGATTGCTCAATATCAAAAAAAGATATCCGAAACAATGGGCAAAATCCGTTCTGCACTGCAGCGACGGCATGAGAACGTTCTGGGTAGTTGTCGCCTGTCTGATTCTCCTGATGCAGGCTATTCTCCTCGGAAGCAGTCTCCCGCTGCCGATGCTGATCGGCAATATCGTTGTGGTTGTCGTGGGCTTCATTTTTGCCGAAGTGCGCTTTAAGAGCGGCAATGTGCATATTGAAAACAGCGTGGAAGTCGAGGAGTAA
- a CDS encoding pyridoxal phosphate-dependent aminotransferase, producing MSYDFTSKVSRKGQGSSKWEQMYGWNPNTKEGVVPLSVADMEFKMMPEVIEGLKKFLDVAILGYTKLPPGFVSAVMSWTERRYGYKIKKEWLVATPGVVNAFYAAVNAFTEPGDGVIVMRPIYYPMSAAIDRNKRTLVNCPLIETDGYYTIDFDKFDELSADPNVKMLIFCSPHNPVGRVWTKEELEKLAAIAVKNNLVVVSDEIHCDLIMPGNKHTVMATIGKDIEDRLITCFAPSKTFNLAGLATSAIIIANDKMRDKYNDTLLTMRSASVNILGYKACEIAYTEGEKWLDELIAVLDANQKLVKKYFEDNFPKLKAPLIEGTYLQWLDFRALGLSDEALEEFMHMDAEFFTDEGYVFGPEGSGFERVNLAAPTEVIKEAIERLGASLKKIYK from the coding sequence ATGAGTTACGATTTTACATCGAAAGTATCAAGAAAAGGACAGGGATCAAGCAAATGGGAACAGATGTACGGCTGGAATCCCAACACGAAAGAAGGCGTCGTTCCTTTGTCCGTGGCGGACATGGAATTCAAGATGATGCCGGAAGTCATCGAGGGATTGAAGAAATTCCTTGACGTAGCGATTCTCGGCTACACGAAACTGCCCCCGGGATTCGTCAGCGCGGTCATGAGCTGGACCGAGCGGCGCTACGGCTACAAGATCAAGAAAGAATGGCTTGTGGCGACGCCGGGCGTCGTAAACGCCTTTTACGCGGCGGTCAACGCCTTCACGGAACCGGGAGACGGCGTTATCGTTATGCGACCCATCTACTATCCCATGTCGGCCGCCATCGACCGGAACAAACGGACGCTGGTCAATTGCCCGTTGATCGAAACCGACGGTTATTATACGATCGATTTTGACAAATTTGACGAGCTCTCGGCCGATCCCAACGTCAAAATGCTGATTTTCTGCAGCCCGCACAATCCCGTTGGCCGCGTCTGGACAAAGGAAGAGCTGGAAAAACTGGCCGCCATCGCGGTCAAGAACAACCTGGTTGTCGTATCGGACGAGATCCACTGCGACCTCATCATGCCCGGAAACAAGCACACGGTTATGGCCACCATCGGTAAAGACATCGAAGACAGACTGATCACGTGCTTCGCGCCTTCCAAGACCTTCAACCTGGCCGGGCTTGCGACCTCCGCCATCATCATCGCCAACGACAAAATGCGCGACAAGTATAACGACACGCTACTCACCATGCGGAGCGCCAGCGTCAATATCCTCGGCTACAAGGCCTGCGAGATTGCCTATACCGAAGGGGAAAAATGGCTTGACGAATTGATCGCCGTTTTGGACGCGAACCAGAAACTCGTGAAGAAATATTTTGAGGACAATTTCCCGAAGCTGAAAGCGCCCCTGATCGAGGGTACCTACCTGCAATGGCTCGATTTCAGAGCTCTGGGGCTCTCCGATGAAGCGCTGGAAGAATTCATGCACATGGACGCGGAGTTCTTTACGGATGAGGGTTATGTATTCGGCCCCGAGGGAAGCGGTTTTGAACGGGTAAACCTCGCCGCCCCCACGGAAGTCATCAAAGAAGCCATAGAGCGCTTGGGCGCATCCCTCAAAAAGATCTATAAATAA
- a CDS encoding APC family permease, with translation MSERLTSTKDLKRTLGFWDLMGAAVGQIIGAGIMSLTGVAIGMTGRSVPIAFMLAAFMTVFSWLPMTMVNSAARYRGGNYSVISTLVNKKLTGAYLIIYILSNVSLSMYCLSFADYALPFVPVVPRKLLALGILAFMYILNCAGIDAFAKVQNVIVLCLVIALAAFSAYGFGKIDWKTYMDSTFMMGGKLGLARAACQLTFATGGASMIVNLSGEAKNPASDIPKVMIISTVSVAILYGFMACIAAGVLPTHEVANQSLVKVASTILPKPMYVFFIIGGAWMALISTLNSQLAAITKPFMQGANDGWLPSWVATLHKTRRTPIVLLTMFLFVGGIPIITGLPISVLSRLVTTVGSVTNCMLASSLLFIDKKLPKELWANSPMHVSDGLRKFLVIFAILIFAMQGILLGSSLPTNILLLNIATVIVALIFAYVRYGSGKVKIEESWEAR, from the coding sequence ATGAGTGAAAGATTAACCTCTACAAAAGATTTGAAAAGAACACTCGGATTTTGGGATTTAATGGGCGCTGCCGTAGGCCAGATTATCGGCGCGGGGATCATGTCCCTGACCGGCGTCGCCATCGGTATGACCGGACGGTCCGTTCCCATCGCGTTTATGTTGGCGGCGTTTATGACGGTATTTTCCTGGCTGCCGATGACAATGGTCAATTCCGCGGCGAGATATCGCGGCGGAAACTATTCCGTAATCAGCACGCTGGTGAACAAAAAGTTGACCGGCGCGTATCTGATCATCTACATCCTTTCGAACGTATCACTTTCCATGTACTGCCTGTCCTTTGCGGACTACGCGCTGCCCTTTGTGCCGGTCGTTCCCCGGAAGTTGCTGGCTCTGGGCATCCTGGCCTTCATGTATATTCTGAATTGCGCCGGAATCGACGCCTTCGCGAAGGTACAAAACGTAATCGTGCTTTGTCTTGTTATCGCGCTTGCGGCGTTTTCCGCCTATGGTTTCGGGAAAATCGACTGGAAGACCTATATGGACAGCACATTTATGATGGGCGGAAAATTGGGCTTGGCGCGAGCGGCCTGTCAGTTGACCTTTGCGACCGGCGGCGCCAGTATGATCGTAAATCTTTCCGGAGAAGCGAAAAATCCAGCTTCCGATATTCCGAAGGTCATGATCATTTCCACGGTCAGCGTCGCGATTCTGTACGGCTTCATGGCTTGTATCGCGGCCGGCGTATTGCCGACCCATGAAGTGGCGAACCAGTCTCTCGTTAAGGTTGCCAGCACCATTTTGCCGAAGCCGATGTATGTCTTCTTCATTATCGGCGGCGCGTGGATGGCTCTGATCTCCACCCTGAATTCCCAGTTGGCCGCCATCACAAAGCCCTTTATGCAAGGCGCAAATGACGGATGGTTGCCGAGTTGGGTCGCCACGCTGCACAAGACAAGAAGAACCCCCATCGTTCTGTTGACCATGTTCCTGTTCGTAGGTGGAATTCCCATTATCACCGGGCTTCCGATCTCCGTACTGTCCAGACTGGTTACGACCGTAGGATCGGTGACGAACTGCATGCTCGCGTCGAGTCTGCTGTTTATCGATAAAAAGCTGCCGAAGGAACTGTGGGCCAATTCCCCGATGCATGTCAGCGACGGTCTGCGAAAATTCCTTGTAATCTTCGCGATCCTGATCTTCGCCATGCAGGGAATCCTGCTCGGAAGCTCGCTGCCGACAAATATCCTGCTGCTGAACATCGCGACCGTTATCGTGGCTTTGATCTTCGCGTATGTCCGCTACGGAAGCGGCAAAGTGAAAATCGAGGAAAGCTGGGAAGCCAGATAA
- a CDS encoding NifU family protein produces the protein MIQKIEKTLNENIRPVLAARKGGIVLVEYDRQILKVKLTGSYYGSALSDEGKKLVLEEMKKRVPEVKRTIVIANFDDEILDIGKCRKGC, from the coding sequence ATGATACAAAAAATTGAAAAAACGCTCAATGAAAACATCCGGCCCGTATTGGCTGCCCGCAAGGGCGGAATTGTGCTTGTCGAATACGACCGGCAGATCCTGAAGGTGAAATTAACCGGAAGCTATTACGGTTCCGCTCTTTCAGACGAAGGGAAGAAGCTGGTTCTGGAAGAAATGAAAAAGCGTGTTCCGGAAGTGAAAAGAACCATTGTCATCGCAAATTTTGACGATGAAATTCTCGATATCGGAAAATGTCGGAAGGGTTGTTGA
- a CDS encoding 4-hydroxybutyrate dehydrogenase, translated as MRQFMLKPSIYKFATCKDFSEEFKLGQGDLVITNEYIYKPSFGKLNLPCDVIFQEKYGAGEPSDDMVEAIYRDIKSSPERIIAIGGGTVLDIAKLFVLKNVSPVLDLYDGKLEIKKIRELVLVPTTCGTGSEVTNIAILALNSRGTKKGLAVDELYADSAVLIPELLTDLPFKFFATSSIDALIHAIESSLSPKANEMTKLFGYKAIEMILAGYKAIEKNGKEARTALLSDFLTASNYAGIAFGNAGVGAVHALSYPLGAAYHVPHGEANYAIFIGVMKNYMELKSDGDIAVLNAFIAKILGCATNEVYTVLEKLLNTIILRKPLHEYGVTEKNLEEFTESVMVNQGRLMANNFVELDKSRVYKIYKELF; from the coding sequence ATGAGGCAATTCATGTTGAAACCATCAATATATAAATTTGCCACATGCAAAGATTTTTCGGAGGAATTCAAACTCGGACAGGGCGACCTCGTGATTACAAACGAGTATATTTACAAGCCCTCATTCGGAAAGCTGAACTTGCCGTGTGATGTGATCTTCCAGGAAAAATACGGAGCGGGGGAACCTTCCGACGATATGGTGGAAGCGATCTATAGGGACATAAAATCTTCTCCCGAAAGGATTATTGCCATCGGCGGCGGTACCGTACTAGACATTGCCAAACTGTTTGTCCTCAAAAATGTATCTCCCGTTCTCGATTTGTATGACGGGAAACTGGAGATCAAGAAAATCAGGGAATTGGTTTTGGTTCCGACCACGTGCGGAACCGGCAGCGAAGTCACTAACATAGCGATTCTGGCTTTGAACAGCAGGGGAACAAAAAAAGGACTGGCCGTGGATGAGCTCTACGCCGACAGCGCGGTTTTAATTCCTGAACTGCTGACGGATCTGCCCTTCAAATTTTTTGCCACGAGCTCCATAGACGCGCTGATTCACGCGATCGAATCCAGTCTTTCCCCCAAGGCCAATGAAATGACGAAATTATTCGGATACAAAGCGATTGAAATGATTTTGGCCGGATACAAAGCGATCGAGAAGAACGGAAAAGAGGCGAGAACAGCTCTGCTGAGCGATTTTCTTACCGCGAGCAACTACGCCGGGATCGCCTTTGGAAATGCCGGCGTGGGCGCCGTGCATGCGTTGAGTTATCCGCTGGGCGCGGCGTACCATGTGCCGCACGGGGAAGCGAATTACGCGATCTTTATCGGGGTCATGAAAAACTACATGGAACTGAAATCTGACGGCGATATTGCCGTTCTCAACGCGTTTATCGCAAAAATTCTAGGGTGCGCAACCAATGAGGTTTACACGGTTCTGGAAAAACTGCTGAACACCATTATTCTACGAAAACCGCTGCATGAATACGGCGTAACCGAAAAGAACCTTGAAGAATTTACAGAGTCCGTCATGGTTAATCAGGGAAGATTGATGGCAAACAATTTTGTTGAACTGGACAAGTCGCGTGTTTACAAGATCTACAAAGAACTGTTCTGA
- a CDS encoding GNAT family N-acetyltransferase — translation MEKKLKRTDVTIRTDIRPGDIGWITYMHAWIYGKEYRYTTTFEAYVAKSLFDFLMAYNPERDRLWLAEVDGEIVGSIAIVNRGERAQLRWFLLHPDVRGLGLGREMLDNALDYAKKKGFRSVYLDTTSDLDRALDLYARLGFQKVSEKENHSWAGSVLELEMEKMLDAEIF, via the coding sequence ATGGAAAAGAAACTCAAAAGAACCGACGTCACGATCCGGACGGACATCAGGCCCGGAGACATCGGCTGGATCACGTATATGCACGCCTGGATTTACGGGAAGGAATACCGGTACACGACGACTTTTGAGGCTTATGTGGCAAAATCGCTCTTTGATTTCCTGATGGCCTACAATCCCGAACGCGATCGTCTGTGGCTCGCGGAAGTTGACGGGGAAATCGTGGGGTCCATCGCGATCGTCAATCGCGGCGAACGGGCGCAACTGCGCTGGTTTTTGCTGCACCCGGACGTCCGGGGCCTGGGTCTCGGACGGGAAATGCTGGATAATGCCCTTGACTACGCAAAAAAGAAAGGATTCCGCAGCGTCTATCTCGATACGACCAGCGATTTGGACCGGGCGCTGGATCTCTATGCCCGACTGGGTTTTCAAAAGGTTTCGGAGAAGGAGAATCACAGCTGGGCGGGGTCGGTGCTGGAGTTGGAGATGGAGAAGATGCTGGATGCGGAAATTTTTTGA
- a CDS encoding AAA family ATPase → MIDKAENIVYNVKKTILKESQMIESIILRNFKAFRNAEMKDIPPFCVIVGANGSGKSTIFNVLGFLKDAMASNVNVALSKLGGSRGLQEVRTRGAAYNESVEITLKFRNEKVVNDKNKQLLITYQLKLNERNGRAYVEQEILSYRRGSKGQPWRFLDFSDGKGKAVTNEAEKVSDVNQLDREEQSLKSNDILAIKGLAQFERFPAVVALGELIENWYVSDFHISKARPEQEANFAEHLSREGENLSLVVEYLYKHHPDKFAIILDKMKKRIPGINHVEAKTTEEGRVLLKFQDGAFEDPFLAKFVSDGTIKMLAYLVLLNDPKPYPLLCVEEPENQLYPKLLQELAEEFREYANRGEQVMVSTHSPDFLNAARLDEVFWLEKKDGYTEIRRASDNEQIKAFMEDGDQMGYLWNQGFFGDVDPK, encoded by the coding sequence ATGATAGACAAAGCGGAAAATATAGTTTATAATGTGAAAAAGACAATTTTAAAGGAGTCTCAAATGATAGAATCCATTATATTGAGGAATTTCAAAGCCTTCAGGAATGCGGAAATGAAAGATATACCGCCGTTTTGTGTAATTGTTGGGGCCAACGGGTCCGGGAAAAGCACAATTTTCAATGTGTTGGGGTTCCTGAAGGACGCAATGGCCAGTAATGTCAATGTGGCGCTTTCCAAACTGGGAGGCAGTCGCGGGCTGCAGGAAGTCAGAACGCGCGGCGCGGCATACAACGAGTCTGTTGAGATTACGCTGAAATTCAGAAACGAAAAAGTTGTGAACGATAAAAACAAACAACTGCTCATTACCTATCAACTGAAATTGAACGAAAGAAACGGAAGGGCATATGTCGAGCAGGAAATCTTAAGTTATCGGAGAGGATCAAAAGGACAGCCTTGGCGATTTTTGGATTTTTCTGACGGCAAAGGAAAAGCAGTGACCAATGAGGCTGAAAAAGTATCCGATGTGAACCAGCTCGATAGGGAGGAGCAGTCATTGAAATCCAATGACATACTGGCAATCAAGGGACTTGCTCAATTTGAACGCTTTCCGGCTGTTGTGGCTTTAGGCGAACTGATCGAAAACTGGTATGTTTCTGATTTTCATATCAGCAAAGCCAGACCTGAGCAGGAAGCCAATTTTGCGGAGCATCTTTCCCGGGAAGGGGAGAATCTGTCGCTGGTAGTCGAATATTTATATAAGCATCATCCGGATAAATTTGCGATAATCCTGGATAAAATGAAAAAACGTATCCCGGGGATCAATCATGTGGAGGCAAAAACTACAGAAGAAGGCCGCGTTTTGCTGAAATTCCAGGATGGCGCCTTTGAGGATCCCTTTCTCGCAAAATTTGTCTCTGACGGAACAATAAAAATGCTCGCGTACTTGGTGCTGCTGAATGATCCGAAACCCTATCCGCTGCTCTGCGTGGAAGAGCCGGAAAACCAGCTGTATCCCAAGTTGCTGCAGGAACTTGCCGAGGAGTTTCGTGAATACGCGAATCGGGGAGAACAAGTCATGGTTTCCACCCATTCTCCGGATTTTCTCAATGCCGCGCGATTGGACGAAGTCTTCTGGCTCGAGAAAAAAGACGGCTATACGGAAATCAGGCGGGCTTCCGACAACGAGCAGATCAAGGCGTTCATGGAAGACGGAGATCAGATGGGATATCTGTGGAATCAAGGCTTCTTCGGGGATGTTGATCCCAAATGA
- a CDS encoding DUF4276 family protein encodes MRTLACFLEEPSARAFLEGVLPRILPEDVEVRYVVFQGKQDLEKQIERKLRCWKKPDTLFLVMRDQDAAICTKVKEKLAHLCMAAGKPDTLVRIACHELESFYIGDLSATGKALGLNGLATLSGKAGYRNPDKIQHPSRELDRLTRGIYQKIGSSREIGKIISIEGNASQSFNVLISGIRRICGIA; translated from the coding sequence ATGAGGACGCTGGCTTGTTTTTTGGAAGAACCTTCCGCCAGGGCTTTTCTCGAAGGCGTCCTTCCCCGTATACTTCCGGAAGACGTAGAAGTACGATATGTCGTTTTTCAGGGAAAACAGGATTTGGAGAAACAAATTGAAAGAAAATTGCGCTGCTGGAAGAAACCCGACACGCTGTTTCTTGTAATGAGAGATCAGGATGCGGCAATTTGTACCAAAGTCAAGGAAAAATTGGCGCATTTATGCATGGCGGCCGGGAAACCCGATACTTTGGTCAGAATCGCCTGCCACGAATTGGAAAGTTTTTATATCGGCGACTTATCCGCAACCGGAAAGGCTTTGGGCTTGAATGGCTTGGCGACGCTTTCCGGAAAGGCTGGATACAGGAACCCGGATAAGATTCAACATCCGTCAAGAGAACTGGATAGATTAACGCGCGGGATTTATCAAAAAATAGGCAGTTCCCGGGAAATCGGGAAAATCATTTCTATCGAAGGAAATGCTTCACAAAGTTTTAATGTGCTGATTTCTGGGATTCGAAGGATTTGCGGGATCGCTTGA